The following proteins are co-located in the Bacillus pumilus genome:
- a CDS encoding sigma-70 family RNA polymerase sigma factor produces MSRPADQIEKIYEEYFQEITKYLYRRTGNMETAKDLAQDVFMKALHGLSSFKGHSSIKTWLYTIAYHTFVNDYRRKVKQSFTDVEDVDYLEQQTFITPEDHIETQADIQRLWHHINQLKDSYREVLILRDIQELSYEEVAEILNWTLSKVKTTLHRARLELKRMLHCEEFNK; encoded by the coding sequence ATGTCTAGACCAGCCGATCAAATTGAAAAAATATATGAAGAGTATTTTCAGGAAATCACCAAATATTTATATCGCCGGACAGGAAATATGGAAACGGCCAAGGATCTAGCGCAGGATGTATTTATGAAGGCGCTACATGGATTATCCTCTTTTAAAGGACATTCTAGTATTAAAACATGGCTTTATACCATTGCTTATCACACTTTTGTCAATGACTATCGCCGAAAAGTAAAACAGTCATTTACAGATGTAGAGGATGTTGATTACTTAGAGCAGCAGACTTTCATCACACCAGAAGACCACATAGAAACACAAGCTGACATTCAAAGGCTGTGGCATCATATCAATCAACTGAAGGATTCTTACAGGGAAGTCCTCATTTTAAGAGATATTCAGGAATTGTCATATGAAGAAGTAGCTGAAATTTTGAATTGGACTTTATCTAAAGTCAAAACAACCCTTCATCGAGCCAGATTAGAGCTGAAGCGAATGCTACATTGTGAGGAGTTCAATAAATGA
- a CDS encoding peptidyl-prolyl cis-trans isomerase encodes MSIIQIKGNVRYKITIDPSVWIFDDRKFLMDSFFEKSAASEENQLDQELDQERVIREGQTLPPTLKTEKKYEKERLVTGSFGMKLGDMLKNAEPLDAAATCEFVTETETIAVPLSKAMESIAHFSQNGKPITEEGPIHVYFEDQSNLTRPIKGVKELIIT; translated from the coding sequence ATGAGCATTATTCAAATTAAGGGGAACGTACGGTACAAGATCACCATTGATCCAAGTGTGTGGATTTTTGATGACCGCAAATTTTTAATGGATTCATTTTTTGAGAAAAGCGCAGCAAGTGAAGAGAATCAGCTTGATCAGGAGCTTGACCAAGAGCGGGTCATAAGAGAAGGTCAAACACTTCCACCCACTTTAAAAACAGAGAAGAAGTACGAAAAAGAAAGACTCGTCACAGGCAGCTTCGGTATGAAGCTTGGCGACATGCTGAAAAATGCAGAACCGCTTGATGCGGCGGCAACGTGTGAATTTGTCACAGAAACGGAAACAATTGCTGTGCCGCTTTCTAAGGCAATGGAAAGCATTGCTCATTTCAGCCAAAATGGAAAGCCTATTACAGAAGAAGGACCAATCCACGTTTATTTCGAGGATCAGTCCAACTTAACTCGGCCGATTAAAGGTGTAAAAGAGCTAATCATTACATAA
- a CDS encoding YlaI family protein, giving the protein MRVKCSLCEKLETIDDDTLVAKRLRNRPIHTYMCDDCQERIKVKTEARIKTGRFSLYQDPATKEKKKKKGKKEQKT; this is encoded by the coding sequence ATGAGAGTGAAGTGCTCATTATGTGAAAAGCTTGAAACCATTGATGATGATACACTCGTTGCTAAGCGGTTAAGAAATCGACCGATTCATACATATATGTGCGATGACTGCCAAGAAAGAATTAAAGTAAAGACAGAAGCACGCATCAAAACTGGCAGATTCTCTCTTTATCAAGATCCTGCGACGAAAGAGAAAAAGAAGAAAAAAGGAAAAAAAGAACAAAAAACATAA
- the typA gene encoding translational GTPase TypA, producing MKLRKDLRNIAIIAHVDHGKTTLVDQLLHQAGTFRANENIAERAMDSNDLERERGITILAKNTAIHYKDTRINILDTPGHADFGGEVERIMKMVDGVLLVVDAYEGCMPQTRFVLKKALEQNLTPIVVVNKIDRDFARPAEVVDEVIDLFIELDATEEQLEFPVVYASAINGTASNDASKQDENMESLFEAIVNHIPSPIDNHEEPLQFQVALLDYNDYVGRIGIGRVFRGTMQVGQQVALMKVDGSVKQFRVTKIFGFQGLKRVEINEAKAGDLVAVSGMEDINVGETVCPVEHQEALPILRIDEPTLQMTFVVNNSPFAGREGKYVTSRKIEERLEQQLQTDVSLRVDPTDSPDAWVVSGRGELHLSILIENMRREGFELQVSKPEVIVKEVDGVRCEPVERVQIDVPEEHTGSIMESMGARKGDMIDMINNGNGQVRLIFTVPSRGLIGYTTEFLSLTRGFGILNHTFDSYQPMQSGQVGGRRQGVLVSMETGKATSYGIQGVEERGVIFVEPGTEVYQGMIVGEHNRENDLVVNVSRMKQQTNVRSATKDQTVSMKKPRIMSLEESLEYLNEDEYCEVTPESIRLRKKILDKNEREKAAKKKKLAGLS from the coding sequence GTGAAACTTCGAAAAGATCTTCGCAACATCGCAATTATTGCCCACGTTGACCATGGTAAAACGACGCTTGTTGACCAATTGCTCCATCAAGCTGGTACTTTCCGTGCGAATGAAAATATCGCTGAGAGAGCCATGGATTCAAATGATTTAGAGCGAGAGCGTGGTATTACGATTTTAGCTAAAAATACTGCGATCCATTATAAAGATACACGCATTAATATTTTAGATACACCAGGACACGCCGATTTCGGTGGTGAGGTTGAGCGTATCATGAAAATGGTAGATGGTGTACTTCTCGTGGTGGACGCTTATGAAGGCTGTATGCCTCAAACACGATTTGTGCTGAAAAAAGCACTTGAGCAAAACTTAACACCAATTGTTGTTGTCAATAAAATTGACCGCGACTTTGCTCGTCCGGCTGAAGTAGTCGATGAAGTCATTGACTTGTTCATTGAATTGGATGCAACAGAAGAACAGCTTGAATTCCCAGTTGTGTATGCATCAGCAATCAATGGTACGGCAAGTAATGATGCGAGCAAGCAAGATGAAAACATGGAATCTTTGTTTGAAGCAATTGTCAACCATATTCCAAGCCCAATTGATAACCATGAAGAGCCGCTTCAATTCCAAGTGGCGCTACTTGATTACAATGATTATGTTGGAAGAATTGGAATCGGCCGTGTATTCAGAGGAACAATGCAAGTAGGACAGCAAGTGGCCCTGATGAAAGTTGATGGCAGTGTGAAACAATTCCGTGTGACAAAGATTTTTGGTTTCCAAGGGTTAAAACGAGTGGAAATCAATGAAGCGAAAGCTGGAGATCTTGTCGCTGTATCTGGTATGGAAGACATCAACGTAGGTGAAACAGTTTGTCCGGTAGAACACCAAGAGGCACTGCCAATCCTTCGTATTGATGAGCCGACACTTCAAATGACGTTTGTTGTCAATAACAGCCCATTTGCAGGCCGTGAAGGGAAATACGTGACTTCACGTAAAATAGAAGAGCGTTTAGAGCAGCAGCTTCAAACAGACGTAAGTCTTCGCGTGGATCCAACTGATTCACCTGATGCTTGGGTTGTATCTGGACGCGGGGAGCTTCACTTATCGATTCTGATTGAGAATATGAGACGTGAAGGGTTTGAATTACAAGTATCGAAGCCAGAAGTTATTGTAAAAGAAGTGGATGGTGTTCGATGTGAGCCTGTAGAACGCGTTCAAATTGATGTACCAGAAGAGCACACTGGCTCTATCATGGAATCAATGGGCGCAAGAAAAGGTGACATGATTGACATGATCAACAATGGTAACGGTCAAGTTCGCCTGATCTTTACAGTACCATCACGTGGTTTAATCGGATATACAACTGAATTTCTTTCATTAACTCGTGGTTTTGGTATTCTGAACCATACGTTTGACAGCTATCAGCCGATGCAGTCTGGTCAAGTTGGCGGACGCCGTCAAGGTGTACTTGTTTCAATGGAAACAGGCAAAGCAACTTCTTACGGAATCCAAGGCGTTGAAGAGCGCGGTGTGATTTTTGTTGAGCCGGGTACTGAAGTGTATCAAGGAATGATTGTTGGTGAGCATAACCGTGAGAACGACCTTGTTGTCAACGTTAGCCGTATGAAACAACAAACGAACGTACGTTCAGCGACAAAAGATCAAACGGTTAGTATGAAAAAACCACGTATTATGTCACTTGAGGAATCTCTTGAGTACCTTAATGAAGACGAATACTGTGAGGTTACACCAGAATCCATTCGTCTAAGAAAGAAAATTTTAGATAAAAACGAACGTGAGAAAGCGGCGAAGAAGAAAAAGCTAGCAGGATTATCATAA
- the ftsW gene encoding putative lipid II flippase FtsW, giving the protein MLKRMLKSYDYSLLFAIIFISAFGLVMVYSSSMITSVIRYDAAPDNFFKKQLLFMIVGAVILIFAALVPYQLFSNKKFQIGMLLLSVFSLIYVYFGGHIAGNARSWIKLGPFSLQPAEFVKIVVIIYLAAVYAKKQHYIDHILRGVTPPIVIVSILCGFIILQPDYGTAFIIGMIALAMILCSGFSGKTLAKLLALFSAVMVIVTPFIMLFWDKIFTQNRLGRFESFQDPFKDAGATGHQLINSYYAIGSGGFFGLGLGESVQKYGYLPEPHTDFIMAIISEELGFFGVFFVLALLGFIVVKGFYIARKCEDPFGSLLAIGISSMIAIQTCINLGGVSGLIPITGVTLPFISYGGSSIILLSGCMGILLNISMFTEYKERYKKKKSISKPSLQKNGLQKTLNL; this is encoded by the coding sequence ATGTTAAAGAGAATGCTAAAATCGTATGACTACTCATTATTGTTCGCCATTATATTCATTAGCGCATTCGGTTTGGTGATGGTGTATAGCTCAAGTATGATAACATCTGTCATCAGATATGATGCCGCGCCAGATAATTTTTTTAAGAAACAGCTTTTATTTATGATTGTTGGGGCGGTCATCTTGATCTTTGCAGCCCTGGTTCCGTATCAGCTGTTTTCAAATAAAAAATTCCAGATCGGTATGCTGCTGCTTTCTGTTTTTTCACTCATCTATGTGTACTTTGGCGGTCACATTGCAGGGAATGCTAGAAGCTGGATTAAATTAGGACCTTTTAGTCTTCAGCCAGCAGAATTTGTGAAGATTGTCGTCATCATCTATCTTGCTGCTGTGTATGCAAAAAAGCAGCATTATATTGATCATATTTTAAGAGGAGTCACTCCTCCAATCGTGATTGTCTCCATCTTATGCGGCTTCATCATTTTGCAGCCAGACTATGGGACAGCCTTTATCATAGGCATGATTGCCCTTGCGATGATTTTATGCTCAGGCTTTAGCGGTAAAACGCTTGCGAAGCTGTTAGCACTATTTAGTGCGGTGATGGTTATCGTGACACCGTTTATTATGCTGTTTTGGGATAAAATTTTCACACAAAATCGTCTCGGACGTTTTGAAAGTTTCCAAGATCCATTTAAAGATGCAGGCGCCACTGGGCATCAATTGATTAATTCATATTATGCGATTGGATCAGGTGGTTTTTTTGGTCTTGGACTTGGAGAGAGTGTCCAAAAGTATGGGTATCTTCCAGAGCCGCATACAGATTTTATCATGGCGATCATCTCGGAAGAGCTTGGCTTTTTCGGTGTATTTTTTGTTCTAGCTCTGCTTGGCTTCATCGTCGTGAAAGGTTTTTATATTGCGAGAAAGTGTGAGGATCCGTTTGGAAGTTTGCTTGCAATAGGAATTTCCTCGATGATTGCGATCCAAACATGTATCAATTTGGGTGGTGTTTCAGGTCTTATTCCAATCACTGGGGTGACACTTCCGTTTATCAGCTACGGGGGATCGTCCATCATTTTATTAAGCGGATGTATGGGAATACTGCTGAATATCAGTATGTTCACTGAATATAAAGAGCGTTATAAAAAGAAAAAATCAATCAGTAAACCATCGCTTCAAAAAAATGGATTGCAGAAAACTTTGAATCTTTAG
- a CDS encoding YhcN/YlaJ family sporulation lipoprotein, with protein sequence MRLFVTLFMIHTIFLLGACQQQEKPEALDKQDGRQHLVRVSDSTKKNTDQARPSTDVAQHLVNVTEHVADVNDATAIVIGRYAVVGIDVKDDLDRSKVETIKYSVAKALKNDPEGANAVVVADPDTVSRLKEMGKEIQAGRPVSGIMDELAAIVGRVMPEMPRNEIDRSEKDPTNDPNDQLKQNDQKQLDKNQNDQSNHHMNQKK encoded by the coding sequence ATGCGACTATTTGTTACATTATTCATGATTCATACCATTTTTCTGTTGGGCGCTTGCCAGCAGCAGGAAAAGCCAGAGGCTTTGGACAAGCAAGATGGACGCCAGCATTTAGTACGGGTGTCAGACTCAACCAAGAAAAATACCGATCAAGCCCGCCCATCAACAGATGTTGCGCAGCATCTTGTCAATGTGACCGAGCACGTAGCAGATGTAAATGATGCAACGGCTATCGTTATCGGCCGCTATGCTGTTGTTGGCATTGATGTAAAAGATGATTTAGATAGAAGCAAAGTCGAAACCATTAAATATTCAGTCGCAAAAGCGCTGAAAAATGACCCAGAGGGTGCGAATGCTGTTGTGGTCGCTGACCCAGATACAGTCAGCCGTTTAAAAGAAATGGGCAAAGAAATTCAAGCAGGCCGTCCTGTAAGTGGTATTATGGATGAACTAGCTGCCATTGTCGGACGTGTGATGCCAGAGATGCCGCGAAATGAAATCGATCGTAGCGAAAAGGACCCGACAAATGATCCGAATGATCAGCTCAAACAAAACGATCAAAAGCAGTTAGACAAAAATCAAAACGATCAATCAAACCATCATATGAATCAGAAGAAATAA
- a CDS encoding DUF5325 family protein — protein MKQIKWLLLLCALLAVVSMAFIGVSVAEKSILGTCLSIVFALIFMGTGFTLKRKLNVQS, from the coding sequence ATGAAACAAATCAAATGGCTTCTATTATTATGTGCATTACTTGCAGTCGTCAGTATGGCGTTTATTGGGGTATCTGTTGCAGAAAAAAGCATACTGGGAACATGCCTTAGTATCGTGTTCGCCTTAATTTTCATGGGTACAGGATTTACATTAAAAAGAAAATTAAACGTGCAATCATAA
- the glsA gene encoding glutaminase A — MACRDNEELQRIVEEAKKVAKNGKVASYIPALGKADQTDLSVAVYHVSNTCHSAGDVDKRFTLQSISKVLALALVLSEEGPKKVFQFVGQEPTGDPFNSMIKLETASPNKPLNPMINAGALAVTSLIKGATPQDQLNRLLAFIRELANDTSITYCKDTAASEFETSMINRAMCYYMKQYHIIRGNVEEVMDVYTKQCAIMMNSLDLAKIACVFSLDGRHPETGKQILSKDVARICKTFMVTCGMYNASGEFAINIGIPAKSGVSGGIMGAAPYDFGIGIFGPALDEKGNSIAGIKLLELMSEKYEMSIF; from the coding sequence ATGGCGTGTCGTGACAATGAAGAGCTTCAGCGAATTGTAGAAGAAGCAAAAAAAGTCGCCAAAAATGGCAAAGTAGCATCCTATATTCCCGCTCTCGGTAAAGCGGATCAGACAGATTTATCTGTGGCTGTTTATCATGTGAGTAATACATGCCACTCGGCGGGAGATGTAGATAAACGCTTTACCCTTCAAAGTATTTCAAAAGTATTAGCACTTGCGCTCGTGCTTTCAGAAGAAGGGCCAAAAAAAGTATTTCAATTTGTTGGGCAGGAACCAACAGGCGATCCATTTAATTCGATGATTAAACTTGAAACAGCAAGCCCGAATAAGCCGCTGAATCCAATGATTAATGCAGGAGCGCTCGCAGTCACAAGTTTAATAAAAGGTGCGACGCCGCAAGATCAGCTCAACCGACTACTTGCTTTTATTAGAGAGCTTGCAAATGACACAAGCATTACATACTGCAAAGACACAGCTGCTTCCGAATTTGAGACATCGATGATTAACCGCGCCATGTGCTATTACATGAAGCAATATCATATTATTAGAGGGAATGTAGAAGAGGTCATGGACGTCTATACGAAACAATGTGCCATCATGATGAACAGCTTGGATTTGGCGAAAATCGCTTGTGTTTTTTCATTAGACGGCAGGCATCCAGAGACGGGGAAGCAGATCCTTTCAAAAGATGTCGCTAGAATTTGTAAAACCTTTATGGTGACTTGCGGAATGTACAATGCAAGCGGAGAATTTGCCATTAATATCGGGATTCCTGCCAAAAGCGGTGTCTCCGGCGGGATTATGGGGGCAGCGCCATATGATTTTGGGATTGGCATCTTCGGGCCTGCGCTGGATGAGAAAGGGAATAGTATTGCTGGTATTAAGCTGCTTGAGCTCATGAGTGAAAAATATGAAATGAGTATCTTTTAA
- a CDS encoding anti-sigma factor family protein: MSCYLIEELLPLYIEGDTSTETNKIVAEHLHSCESCRHLYQEMKEPISLMKTPDPIPYLNEKEEKRKFEKRYYGKLLCRASIVFSVVYVIMIILYWLK; the protein is encoded by the coding sequence ATGAGCTGTTATTTGATCGAAGAATTGTTACCACTTTATATAGAGGGGGACACGAGTACAGAAACAAATAAAATAGTAGCCGAGCACTTACATTCCTGCGAGAGTTGCCGTCATCTTTATCAAGAAATGAAAGAGCCAATTTCTCTCATGAAGACACCGGACCCCATCCCATATTTAAATGAAAAGGAAGAAAAAAGAAAATTCGAGAAGCGCTACTATGGAAAGCTCTTATGTCGAGCGAGTATCGTGTTTAGTGTAGTGTATGTCATCATGATCATTCTATATTGGCTGAAATAA
- a CDS encoding YlaH-like family protein, translating into MLFRVDENPQTGMWLLYGTILVLAIIVFKLGFARRLPILKALVIYLFLIFGCTFLTFLGIFLPVAEGLVVAAAILIIYKIRLHRAKKEGTVNT; encoded by the coding sequence ATGCTGTTTCGTGTCGATGAAAATCCGCAAACAGGGATGTGGCTCCTATATGGCACCATCCTTGTTTTAGCGATTATTGTTTTTAAGCTCGGCTTTGCTAGACGTTTACCGATTTTAAAAGCGCTCGTGATTTATTTGTTTTTGATTTTTGGCTGTACGTTTCTCACATTTCTAGGAATCTTCTTGCCAGTAGCGGAAGGCCTGGTCGTGGCAGCTGCCATTTTGATTATTTATAAAATACGGCTGCATCGTGCGAAAAAAGAAGGAACAGTAAATACGTAA
- a CDS encoding PhoH family protein — protein MSKIYVLDTNVLLQDPNSIFSFEDNEVVIPAVVLEEVDSKKRYMDEVGQNARRVSRLIDGLRSKGKLHEKITLESKGTLRIELNHRSFHELQEIFIEKTNDNRILAVAKNLSLEEETKPHGRPVILVSKDVLVRVKADAIGLQAEDFLSDRVLQNEDIDNGYHELYIPTEQLNAFYKQNQLHVKDVTNASLNPHQFVIMKGNEGGSAIGMLDQKGELVKRLIYDQEHIWGIRPKNVQQTMALELLLRRDIPLVTLIGKAGTGKTLLALAAGLMQTEDFGMFKKLIVARSIVPVGKDLGYLPGEKEEKLRPWMQPIYDNLEFLFNTKKPGELDAILAGIGSIQVEALTYIRGRSIPDQFIIIDEAQNLTKHEVKTLLTRVGEGSKIVLMGDPEQIDHPYLDSLNNGLTYVIERFKGQQISGHVKLVKGERSGLAQLAADLL, from the coding sequence CTGAGTAAAATTTATGTATTAGACACGAATGTGTTATTACAGGATCCGAATTCAATCTTTTCATTTGAAGACAACGAGGTCGTCATTCCGGCCGTTGTGTTAGAAGAAGTAGACTCTAAAAAGAGATATATGGACGAGGTTGGGCAAAATGCTCGGCGCGTTTCACGTTTAATCGACGGTTTGAGATCGAAAGGGAAACTGCATGAAAAAATTACGCTAGAGTCAAAAGGGACGCTGCGCATTGAACTGAATCACCGCTCTTTCCATGAGCTTCAAGAAATTTTCATTGAAAAAACGAACGATAATCGGATTTTGGCTGTCGCGAAGAATTTGAGCTTAGAGGAAGAAACAAAGCCTCATGGGCGGCCTGTCATTTTAGTCAGCAAGGATGTCTTAGTGCGAGTGAAGGCAGATGCTATTGGGCTGCAAGCAGAGGATTTCTTAAGTGATCGTGTGCTGCAAAATGAAGACATTGATAATGGCTACCACGAGCTCTATATTCCGACTGAGCAGTTGAATGCATTTTATAAGCAAAATCAGCTACACGTAAAAGACGTCACCAATGCCTCGTTAAACCCTCATCAATTCGTCATTATGAAGGGAAATGAAGGGGGGTCTGCTATAGGAATGCTTGATCAAAAAGGAGAGCTCGTCAAGCGTCTTATTTATGATCAAGAACATATTTGGGGAATCCGCCCGAAAAATGTCCAGCAGACAATGGCGCTAGAGCTACTTTTACGGCGTGATATCCCGCTCGTGACGCTCATCGGAAAAGCGGGGACAGGCAAAACATTGCTTGCACTTGCTGCTGGATTGATGCAAACAGAGGATTTCGGCATGTTTAAAAAGCTCATCGTGGCCCGCTCAATTGTGCCTGTTGGTAAGGATTTAGGCTACTTGCCAGGCGAGAAGGAAGAAAAGCTCAGGCCGTGGATGCAGCCGATCTATGACAATTTAGAATTTTTATTTAATACAAAAAAACCTGGAGAACTTGATGCGATCTTAGCGGGTATTGGTTCGATTCAAGTGGAAGCTTTAACGTATATCCGTGGAAGAAGTATACCTGATCAATTTATCATCATTGATGAGGCGCAAAATTTAACAAAACACGAAGTGAAAACATTATTAACGCGAGTTGGAGAGGGAAGTAAAATTGTGCTGATGGGGGATCCAGAGCAGATTGATCATCCTTATTTAGATAGCTTAAATAATGGGCTTACGTATGTCATTGAGCGTTTCAAAGGGCAACAAATATCTGGACATGTCAAGCTTGTCAAAGGAGAAAGATCTGGACTTGCACAGCTTGCAGCTGATTTATTATAG
- a CDS encoding YlaN family protein gives MASEILVDHRQKALSLLKLDADKILKLIQVQMDNLTMPQCPLYEEVLDTQMFGLSREIDFAVRLGLVDQHEGKKLLDKLERELSALHDAFTKK, from the coding sequence TTGGCGTCAGAAATTTTAGTCGATCATCGGCAAAAAGCACTGTCTTTATTAAAATTGGATGCAGATAAAATTTTAAAATTGATCCAAGTGCAAATGGACAACTTAACGATGCCGCAATGTCCTCTTTATGAAGAGGTTTTAGATACTCAAATGTTCGGATTATCGAGAGAAATTGATTTTGCTGTCCGACTTGGATTAGTTGATCAACATGAAGGCAAGAAACTACTCGATAAACTTGAGAGAGAGCTTTCCGCACTTCATGATGCGTTCACAAAAAAATAA